The sequence below is a genomic window from Sphingobacterium sp. ML3W.
AAGTTCTTTATTATTGTGTGTTATTTGATTCCTCTGTATTTTCTTTCTGCTCTTCTTGCACGGGTTTAGGAGCTACCTCTGGCACTACCTTAGCCGGTCTTTCTGTTACTACCTTTTTGAATAATTCTTTCTGGTCTTCTGTTAATAAAGCATTTACTTTAACATCTGCTTCAGCTTGCAATTTATTATATTGCTCCACCAATACTTCTTTAGTTGTGGTTGTATTTTCAAGTAATGCAGCTTCAGCTTTTGCTTGATCTAAAGTGATGGTGTAAGCTGCTGTTTTTTGCTCATCTGTTAAACTTAATTTTTGAGTTAGTTCTGTTGTTACTTGCGTAGCCTGCTCTTCTGGAGTAACCTGTTGTGCAAATGTTAAACTTAATGCTAAGAAAAATCCGATTCCTGTTAAAAATAATTTTTTCATGATTGCTATTTTTAGTTTAAATATTCAATTACTAAATTCTACAACTAAAACTCATGAGTTGACCCATTTATTGTATCAAACCTGTTACTTTAACAAATATTTAACAAATTATAACATTTAAAACATTGATAATTAGTATTATAAATAAAAAAGGTCCAACGGAAATATGTTGAACCTTTTTAGTTGTTTTTATTACTATCTAATCAATTATTTCTTTTGTCTTTGTTGTCTGCGCTGTTGCATTTCTTCTTGCATACGATCGTAAGACTTACTTTGTTCCGGATTTAAGAATGACTTGATCTTAGCATCAGTAGATTGTCGGACAGTTTTAATATTTTCAAATGCTGCTTTCCGATCGGTAGTATTTTTGAATATCTCCTGTTGCTTTTTGGAGAGGTCCAATGCATATACATAAATTGAATCTTTTTGATTTTGTGACAGTTTTAGTTCTTTATCGAGTCTTTCAATCCTGTTTTTCGTCTGGTCTTCAGGAGATTGTTGCTGTCCGCCATTTCTTTGTTTTTCTTGAGCCATAACGGTGACACCCAATAGCATTAAAGTTGCTATTAAACCTGATTTTAAATTTTTCATAGCTTTTATATTAGTTTAACTATTATTTGGTTACCAAACAGTAACTAGTATAAAGACAAGCAATGCTTTGTTAAAGTTTAAACAAAATTAAAATTTAAGATTCATTAACACTTCTCTCACAGATGGATAGCAATTGTTGTTGTACGCTTTTGCTAATCGATTTGTCTTCGAAAGCAATTTCAATAGGAATATAAGCAACTGGTATATTATTTAGGATATTTAAAAATTCGGGGGTACGAATTCGTTGTGCATCCTTTTCTGTTGTAATGATTATTTTAGATCGATTCTTTATTTGTTCAAATCTTTGTCTAATGGTCAATATATCATTTCTAGTAAAAGCATGGTGATCTGAAAAAGCAAGATGCTCCATGTCATTTATAAGAGGTTTGAGGTACTTGATCAATGGTTTTGGATTAGCGATACCAGTAAGCAGTAAAACGGTTGTATTTGGCGTTATTTTAGCCTCCAGCTCATTGATGGAAATGAGGTTGCCATAAACTATGCTCGTAAAGTAAACATTTGTTACAGCGCTTTTTTGGATTAATTTATTTTTAATGAGCTCTTTTTCACTATCCGATGCATCGGAAGGTGTTTTAGTCACCACGAGCATATTTGCTCGTTTTGATTCTGCAGGAAGATCTCTAAAATTGCCCATTGGCAGTACAAACATGGGGTGCAGACAAGAACTGTATTCAAATAACAGTATGGAGAAAGTTGGTTTCAACCTGCGATGTTGAAAAGCATCATCGAGTACAATGACATCGTGGCTATTCATTAAAGTTTCTACACCATTACATCGGTCTTCACAGACAGAGACTGTGATATTAGGAAATTTGTTTTTGAATTGTAGTGGTTCGTCACCTACTTCGTCAGCTGTAGATGCAATATTGACATATTTAAACCCTTTAGTCTTACGTCCATATCCACGACTCAATGTAGCAACTCTATATTTATCTTTAAGGACTTGAATGATAAACTCAGTCATGGGACTTTTACCCGTACCTCCAACGGCAAGATTACCCACCACGATAGTTGGGATCGTATAATTCTTGGACTTTATAATTTGTAAATCAAATAGTCTATTTCTAATCCAAATAACTATTCCATAAACTATTGAGAAAGGAAATAAGAGTAATCGCAGCTGCTTCATTTTACTTGCTGGTAATATTCAGTCCGATATCTGTAACCTCCAAGAGTGGATTATCTCGCATATTTTGTTCGAAAGTGAAATGATATAGACCTGTGTCAGGAAAGCTATAATCTTTATGGATAAGACTTCGCTTTGTATACAAAGAACCTGCAGTATTACCGGTCCACTTTCCATATGAATCGGCTAATTTAAGCTCTTTTTTGTAGGTGTAAAGCTTCGTGTTAGCACCTTTTTGATGCACTAAAATAAATAGGTTTGAGTAGGGGTAATGCGAGGTATGACGAACGTTTAACCATACATCATATTTTTTAGAAATATCTGAAATGTGAACATCAAAGGTTGGTTTATTAGCATGGGCCCACGCATTTTTATAAATATTTACATTTTCATCCATGATTGTATTTGAATCACATGAAACAAATAGTGATATCGTCATACAGCCTATTAGGAATGTACTTTTTTTCATTCTTATTTAAGTATATAATATTGGCGAGAATGTTCATCCTCGCCAATAATCGAAATCAACTTACTATTCTGCTGAAGGAGCAGTATTATTACCTTTATTTCTATTGTTTCTATTCTTATTAAACCTTCTTTTTGGCTTACTCACCGCGCCCTCTTTATTTTGACTTGGAGGAGTGTTTTTATCGGTATTCACCGTTTTAGGCCCTTTTTCTTGTTTTTGTTGCGGTTTCTCGACTTTAGCTGGTTGCGCTTTAGCAACTTGCTCAGGAGCCACCTTTGCACGAACGTTGGGTTTTGATTTACTTTTACTACTTCTTTTTCTTTTATTTTTTTCGTCCAGACGTGTTAAGCTATCTTGGCCGACCACATTTTCGTAATCGTAATTAACAATTTTTTCTTCTTTGATTTCATCCTCTACTGTTGAAATCAACTCGTCAACTTTAATACCCTGTTTATTTTTTTCGATAAGTTCTTTCACTTGATCCACAGGTAACGGTATCCAATTTTCAGCTCCAGGGTAAGAGAACCACATCATTTTTTTGAAAATGTCTGTTTTCTGCAAATATGCATTACCCTTAGTTGTCTCGATACGATCGATATTATTTGGTATGTCTTTTAAAGCATCCATATAACTATCCAGTTCGTAGTTCAAGCAACATTTCAATTTACCACATTGACCCGCTAATTTTAGGGTATTGAGGGATAGGTTCTGATATCTTGCTGCAGACGTAGAGACAGTTTTAAAATCTGTCAGCCAGGTAGAGCAGCATAATTCACGACCACAAGAGCCAATACCGCCTAGGCGACTTGCTTCTTGCCTCATTCCTATCTGTCGCATCTCAATGCGGATACGGAAAGATTCCGCCATTCTTTTGATCAATTCACGGAAATCCACACGACCTTCAGCCGTATAGTAGAACGTCGCCTTAGTCTTATCACCTTGATAGTCTACATCCGATATTTTCATAGAAAGACCTAATTCTAAAGCTAGATTTCTAGCCTTATGCATGGTCTCCCATTCCAAATCTTTGGCGATATTGAATTTTTCAACATCAGCCTCTGTAGGTTTGCGATAGATTTTCTTGGTGACACTTTCTAAACTTACATTGTTTTTCTTCAATTGTAAGCGAACCAATTCTCCCGTAAGAGAAACATGTCCAATATCATATCCGCCTGTAGTAGGTTCTACAGCAACCATTTCACCAATTTCTAAATATAAATTGTCAGAATTGATAAAGAAATCCTTTCGAGATCCTTTAAATCGAACTTCTACAATGTCAAAAGGTTTATAGTTGGATGGCATATCCATATCAGATAGCCAGTCATATACATCTAATTTATTACATCCGCTAGTCATGCAAGAACCATTATTTTGGCAACCTGCTGGAGTACCGCCCACTGTCGTCGTACTTCCACAACCTCCGCCGGATGAGCAACTGCCACATCCCATAGTTTTCTATATATATTGAGTTCCTTTCGGAAACGTTTGGTATTTAAACATTAATACTAATTGCAAAGATAAATCTAAAAATAATATTTTAGGATTTGCATTTCTTTCAACACTATAATGTGTTGACTCAAACAAATTGATTGTTTCTTCAATTTGTTCGAGGGTATAATGAACAGCAAACTTGTTTACAAAATCAAGTTCTTGAGCAGGAAGGAACACTAAGCTGGATAGGTCTTGTTTTATTAAAACGATTTGACGCATGATATTAATGGCATACATTAAAAATGTCTTCTGGTTTTCTCGACCTAGCTTTGCAATTTCGTCTTCACAGATGCTGATAATATTTAGACCCGAATCTTGAACAATAAGGCGCAACCACTTAACCAGTAAAATAAAATGGTTATTGGTGTTGAGATTAATCATATTGATTGCCTCTTGTAGGTTGCCATCTGCTATAAAAGCAATTTCCCTAGCTTCTTGTTCTTCGAGTTGTTTGTTTTCTATTAAATATGACGTAATCGCTTGATGGCTTAACTTATTGATTTTTATAAGTTGCGTTCTAGAAATAATCGTGTTCAATATTTTATCTTGATTTTCAGCAACCAAAAGAAACAATGTTTTTTCTGGAGGTTCTTCGATCAATTTTAAGAGTGCATTACCTTCTTTTTCCAAATATTCAGGTAACCACATAATCAATACCTTGTAATCAGCCTCAAAAGATTTTAAACTTAATTTTTTGATTATTTCATGTGCTTCAGCAATATTGATATTGACTTGTTTATTTTCTGCATCCAATTGTTGGCGCCAGTTTTCTAAACTCAAGTA
It includes:
- the lpxK gene encoding tetraacyldisaccharide 4'-kinase is translated as MKQLRLLLFPFSIVYGIVIWIRNRLFDLQIIKSKNYTIPTIVVGNLAVGGTGKSPMTEFIIQVLKDKYRVATLSRGYGRKTKGFKYVNIASTADEVGDEPLQFKNKFPNITVSVCEDRCNGVETLMNSHDVIVLDDAFQHRRLKPTFSILLFEYSSCLHPMFVLPMGNFRDLPAESKRANMLVVTKTPSDASDSEKELIKNKLIQKSAVTNVYFTSIVYGNLISINELEAKITPNTTVLLLTGIANPKPLIKYLKPLINDMEHLAFSDHHAFTRNDILTIRQRFEQIKNRSKIIITTEKDAQRIRTPEFLNILNNIPVAYIPIEIAFEDKSISKSVQQQLLSICERSVNES
- a CDS encoding gliding motility lipoprotein GldH, encoding MKKSTFLIGCMTISLFVSCDSNTIMDENVNIYKNAWAHANKPTFDVHISDISKKYDVWLNVRHTSHYPYSNLFILVHQKGANTKLYTYKKELKLADSYGKWTGNTAGSLYTKRSLIHKDYSFPDTGLYHFTFEQNMRDNPLLEVTDIGLNITSK
- a CDS encoding stage 0 sporulation family protein, which codes for MGCGSCSSGGGCGSTTTVGGTPAGCQNNGSCMTSGCNKLDVYDWLSDMDMPSNYKPFDIVEVRFKGSRKDFFINSDNLYLEIGEMVAVEPTTGGYDIGHVSLTGELVRLQLKKNNVSLESVTKKIYRKPTEADVEKFNIAKDLEWETMHKARNLALELGLSMKISDVDYQGDKTKATFYYTAEGRVDFRELIKRMAESFRIRIEMRQIGMRQEASRLGGIGSCGRELCCSTWLTDFKTVSTSAARYQNLSLNTLKLAGQCGKLKCCLNYELDSYMDALKDIPNNIDRIETTKGNAYLQKTDIFKKMMWFSYPGAENWIPLPVDQVKELIEKNKQGIKVDELISTVEDEIKEEKIVNYDYENVVGQDSLTRLDEKNKRKRSSKSKSKPNVRAKVAPEQVAKAQPAKVEKPQQKQEKGPKTVNTDKNTPPSQNKEGAVSKPKRRFNKNRNNRNKGNNTAPSAE
- a CDS encoding ATP-binding protein; translated protein: MQFKEIIGHDLVKAHLISTVRENCVSHAQLFLGPEGSGSLALALAYAQFINCENKLESDSCAICPSCRKYAKLIHPDLHFSYPFIAKHKEDNAATFMENWRKAFLDNPYLSLENWRQQLDAENKQVNINIAEAHEIIKKLSLKSFEADYKVLIMWLPEYLEKEGNALLKLIEEPPEKTLFLLVAENQDKILNTIISRTQLIKINKLSHQAITSYLIENKQLEEQEAREIAFIADGNLQEAINMINLNTNNHFILLVKWLRLIVQDSGLNIISICEDEIAKLGRENQKTFLMYAINIMRQIVLIKQDLSSLVFLPAQELDFVNKFAVHYTLEQIEETINLFESTHYSVERNANPKILFLDLSLQLVLMFKYQTFPKGTQYI